From the genome of Amycolatopsis granulosa:
CGGCCGGTGGTTCCCGAGGTGTAGAGGATGACTGCCGGGTCGCCGTCGTCGCGGGCAGCGATGTCGTGCTCCGCCGCCGCGGTGAGGCCGGTCAGGAAGGTGGCCGGGTCGACGACCGTGCAAGGCACCCCGGCCGCGGCGGCGGCGTTGCCCACCTCGTCGGCGGCTCCGGCGAACACGAACAGCCGCGCCGCTCCGGAGTCGGTCAGGTGGTGCTTCACCTCGCGCGCCTTGAGCAGCGGGTTCATCGGCACGACGACACCGCCGGCACGCAGGATGCCGTAGTAGAGGGCGGCGAACGGCAGGACGTTCGGCAGCATCAGGCAGACCCGGTCGCCGGCCTCCAGCCCCTCGGCGTGCAACCGGGCGGCGACGCGGGCGCTGGCCTCGTCGAGGGCGGCGTAACTCAGCACGGCGTCGCCCAGGCGCAGAGCGGGCGCGTCCGGCTGCCGCCGCGCGGTGCCGGTCAGGATGTGCGCGAGATTCGTCATTGAATGTCCTCCGCTTGCTCGTGCGGACCATGGTGCGGGCCGACGGGCGCGGCAGCCCATGTTCCGGCGGACAACCGCCACCCGGTCCTGGTTGTCGTGGGGAACAATGGCGTCGTGTCGCACACCGCTCCCGGGTTGCCGGCCGTGGCGGAAACGCTGCTGGCCCGGCTGGATCCGCTCACCGCCGGAGTGACCGCCCGGATCCGCGCCGAGGTCGGCTTCTACGTCGTCAGCGACGACGTCCCGGACGCCTCGCTGGCGGAGTCGGTGCGGGACAACCTGAGGCTGATCCTGCGCGCCCTGATCGCCGGCGAGCCGCCGGACCTGGCCGCGGCGCACGCCACCGGGCGCGAACGGGCCGTCCAGTCCGCACCGCTGCCCGAGGTGCTGGCGGCGTTCCGGATCGGCTTCGGCGGCCTGTGGGCCGCGATCGCCGCCGAAGCCCGTGCGACGGGAGCCATCGGCGATGCCACCCTGGTGGACATGGTGGCCGGTGTGTGGCAGCTGGCCGGGGACGTGGCGGATGCGATGACCGCGGCCTACCGGGACGCCGTCGCGGAGATGATGCTGCGCGACGAACACCGGCGGTCGGTGCTCGTCGAGGCGCTGCTGTCCGGGGAGATCGACCAGCGGTCCCTGTGGGAGACGGCGCACGCACTGCGGCTGCCGGTCGAGGGCCGCTTCGTCGTGGTGGCCGCGGCGACCCCGGAGCCCGGCGGGGAGGCGCTGCCGGGGATCGCCTCCCGGCTCGCCGCGTCCGACATCCGGTCGGCGTGGCGGTTGCAGCCGCACCAGCAGGTCGGGGTGCTGGCCCTGCCCGCACCGGCCACTGTGGACGGTGTGCTCACCGTGCTGCGACGGGCGAACGCGCGGGCCGGTGTCAGCCCGGTGTACCGCACGTTGCGGGAGACGCCGCAGGCGCTCCAGTTCGCCCGGCTGGCGCTGCGGAGTCTCGGGGACGGCGAGGTCGCGCAGTTCGCCGACACCCCGCTCGCGGTGCTGCTGGCCGCGGCGCCCGCCGAGGCCGGGCAGGTCGCCGCGCGCGTGCTCGGGCCGGTGCTGGCGCTGGAAGACCGGGCACGCTTGCTGGACACGCTGGAGTGCTGGTTCGGCGCGGGCGGTTCGGCGGCGGAGGCGGCACGGCGGCTGTTCTGCCATCCCAACACGGTGCGGTACCGGCTGCGGCGGGTCGAGGAGCTGACCGGCCGGAAGCTGACGGACCCGGCCGCGGTCGCGGAACTGTCGGCGGCCCTCCAGGCACTCCGGATGCTCCCCGGGCCGCTGCCGGACCGCGACCGCATAAGGTGGCGGCATGACGAGCCGCGGTGACGTGCGTCCGCCCAGCGGGAACGCGGACGAGAAGACCACGCTGGTGACCTTCCTGGACTACCTCAGGGAGGCGATCATCGCGAAGGTCGCCGGCGTGCCGGACACTGCCGCACGCACGGCGGGAGTGCCGTCGGGCACCAGCCTGCTGTGGCTGCTCAAGCACCTGATCGCGGTCGAGCACAACTGGTTCGTCTGGGCCTACCGAGGCGAGGACTCGCTCTTGGACCACGGCGCCCTGCCCGCGGACGGCGACACCAACGACACGCTGATCGCCGAATACCGCGAGACCGTGCGGCGCGGCAACGAGATCATCGCCGCGTGCGACGACCTCGACCGGCCCGGGGCGCGATCGCTGCGGGAAACGGACTCCTGCCCGCCGTCGATGCGCTGGCTGCTCGTCCACATGATCGAGGAGACCGCCCGGCACGCCGGGCACGCCGACATCCTGCGCGAGCAGATCGACGGCTCCACCGGCCGCTGACCCCTCCGCCGCCGGGAACGGGGGCCGTCCGCGGGAAACCCCGCGAACGGCCCACCCACCTCACGCCGTGGGCAGGGAACCCAGCCGCGCGGTCAGGCGCTCGATGTCCGCCGCCGCCGCATCGCGCCGCACCTTGATCTTGTCCACGACCTCCGCCGGAGCCTTGTCCAGGAACGCCTGGTTCCCGAGCTTGCCCTCGGTCTGCTTCAGCTCCTTCTGAGCCGCCGCCAGGTCCTTCTCCAGCCGCTTGCGCTCGGCCGCCACATCGACCGCGCCCGACAGGTCCAGCTCGACGTGCACGTTTCCACCGGACAGGCTCACCTCGACCGACGCCGAGGCGGTGAACCCGTCCCCGGGTTCGGTCAGGCGCGCGAGCGCGCGGACCGCTTCCTCGTGCCGGGCGACGTCGGCGAAGCCCGCACCGTCGACCCGCGCCGCGACGCGCTGCCCCGGCTTGAGGCCCTGGTCGGAGCGGAACCGGCGGATCTCGGTGATCAGCTTCTGCAGGTCGGCGATCCGCGCCTCGGCCGCGGCATCCGCGTAGGAGTCGTCGGCCGCGGGCCAGGAGGCGATCACGATCGACTCGCCGCCGGTCAGCGCCTGCCACAGCTTCTCGGTGATGAACGGGATCACCGGGTGCAGCAGCCGCAGCACCGTGTCGAACACGTGCCCCAGCACCGCACGGGTGCCCTCGGCGTGCGCACCGGCGATCTGGACCTTCGCCAGTTCCAGGTACCAGTCGCACAGCTCGTCCCAGGTGAAGTGGTAGAGCCGGTCGACGGCCTTGGCGAACTGGAAGTCCTCCAGCAGGCTATCCACTTCGGACACCGTGGTGGCGAGCCTGCCGAGGATCCAGCGGTCGGCCTCGGTCAGGTCCGCCGCGGCGGGCAGCGGCCGCGCCACGGTCGCGCCGTTCATCAACGCGAACTTCGTTGCGTTCCACAGCTTCGTGCAGAAGTTGCGCGAGCCGGCCGCCCACTCCTCCGCCAGCGCCATGTCCGTGCCGGGATTGGCGCCGCGGGCGAGGGTGAAGCGGGTGGCGTCGGCGCCGTAGCTGTCCATCCAGTCCAGCGGGTCGATGACGTTGCCGCGGGACTTCGACATCTTCTTGCCCTGCGCGTCCCGGATGAGTCCGTGCAGGTAGACGTGGTCGAACGGCTGGACACCGTCACCGGCGTAGAGGCCGAACATCATCATCCGGGCGACCCAGAAGAACAGGATGTCGTAGCCGGTGGACAGCACGGTGGTCGGGTAGAACTTGGCCAGGTCCGCCGTCCGCTCCGGCCAGCCCAGCGTGGACAGCGGCCACAGGCCCGAGGAGAACCAGGTGTCCAGGACGTCCGGGTCCTGGGTCCAGCCGTCACCCGACGGCGGCTGCTCGTCCGGCCCGACGCACACCGTCTCACCGTCCGGCCCGTACCAGACCGGGATGCGGTGGCCCCACCACAACTGGCGCGAAATGGTCCAGTCGTGCATGTTGTCGACCCAGTCGAAGTAGCGCTTCGCCAGCTCCGGCGGGTGGATCTGGGTGCGCCCGTCGCGCACCGCGTCCCCGGCCGCGCGAGCCAGCGGCTCCACGTTGACCCACCACTGCAGCGACAGCCGCGGCTCCACCACCGTGTCGCACCGCGAGCAGTGGCCGACCGCGTGCAGGTACGGCCGCTTCTCGGCGACGATCCGGCCCTGCTCGCGCAGCACGGCGACGATCGCCGGACGGGCCTCGAACCGGTCGAGCCCCTGGAACGGGCCGGCCACGGTGATGGTGGCGCGCTCGTCCATGATCGTCGGCATCGGCAGGTCGTGCCTGCGCCCGATCTCGAAGTCGTTCGGGTCGTGCGCCGGGGTGACCTTGACCGCGCCGGTGCCGAACTCCGGGTCGACGTGCTCGTCGGCGATGATCGGGATGCGGCGGCCGGTCAGCGGCAGCTCCACCTCGGTGCCGACCAGGTGCCGGTACCGTTCGTCGTCCGGGTGCACGGCCACCGCGGTGTCGCCCAGCATGGTCTCGGCGCGGGTGGTGGCCACCACGATC
Proteins encoded in this window:
- a CDS encoding DinB family protein, which codes for MTSRGDVRPPSGNADEKTTLVTFLDYLREAIIAKVAGVPDTAARTAGVPSGTSLLWLLKHLIAVEHNWFVWAYRGEDSLLDHGALPADGDTNDTLIAEYRETVRRGNEIIAACDDLDRPGARSLRETDSCPPSMRWLLVHMIEETARHAGHADILREQIDGSTGR
- a CDS encoding valine--tRNA ligase; translation: MTENAPDQQPALPAAWNPADEEAALYQRWVDAGYFTADAGSDKPPFTIVLPPPNVTGSLHMGHALNHTLMDVMTRRRRMQGYEVLWLPGMDHAGIATQNVVERELAQQGKSRHDLGREKFVERVWEWKAEYGGKILGQMRRLGDGVDWSRERFTMDEGLSRAVQTMFKRLFDDGLIYRAERIINWCPRCLTALSDIEVEHSEDEGELVSIRYGDGDNAIVVATTRAETMLGDTAVAVHPDDERYRHLVGTEVELPLTGRRIPIIADEHVDPEFGTGAVKVTPAHDPNDFEIGRRHDLPMPTIMDERATITVAGPFQGLDRFEARPAIVAVLREQGRIVAEKRPYLHAVGHCSRCDTVVEPRLSLQWWVNVEPLARAAGDAVRDGRTQIHPPELAKRYFDWVDNMHDWTISRQLWWGHRIPVWYGPDGETVCVGPDEQPPSGDGWTQDPDVLDTWFSSGLWPLSTLGWPERTADLAKFYPTTVLSTGYDILFFWVARMMMFGLYAGDGVQPFDHVYLHGLIRDAQGKKMSKSRGNVIDPLDWMDSYGADATRFTLARGANPGTDMALAEEWAAGSRNFCTKLWNATKFALMNGATVARPLPAAADLTEADRWILGRLATTVSEVDSLLEDFQFAKAVDRLYHFTWDELCDWYLELAKVQIAGAHAEGTRAVLGHVFDTVLRLLHPVIPFITEKLWQALTGGESIVIASWPAADDSYADAAAEARIADLQKLITEIRRFRSDQGLKPGQRVAARVDGAGFADVARHEEAVRALARLTEPGDGFTASASVEVSLSGGNVHVELDLSGAVDVAAERKRLEKDLAAAQKELKQTEGKLGNQAFLDKAPAEVVDKIKVRRDAAAADIERLTARLGSLPTA
- a CDS encoding helix-turn-helix domain-containing protein, producing the protein MSHTAPGLPAVAETLLARLDPLTAGVTARIRAEVGFYVVSDDVPDASLAESVRDNLRLILRALIAGEPPDLAAAHATGRERAVQSAPLPEVLAAFRIGFGGLWAAIAAEARATGAIGDATLVDMVAGVWQLAGDVADAMTAAYRDAVAEMMLRDEHRRSVLVEALLSGEIDQRSLWETAHALRLPVEGRFVVVAAATPEPGGEALPGIASRLAASDIRSAWRLQPHQQVGVLALPAPATVDGVLTVLRRANARAGVSPVYRTLRETPQALQFARLALRSLGDGEVAQFADTPLAVLLAAAPAEAGQVAARVLGPVLALEDRARLLDTLECWFGAGGSAAEAARRLFCHPNTVRYRLRRVEELTGRKLTDPAAVAELSAALQALRMLPGPLPDRDRIRWRHDEPR